The proteins below are encoded in one region of Rhodopirellula halodulae:
- a CDS encoding efflux RND transporter periplasmic adaptor subunit — translation MNTWRLIFAAMACIGTALISADLATAQTGSATDPSTVSQNCSVKFIRKVDIPAEVEGKLVELPIEEGMSVSKGDLLALVDDTSARLALEFKKAEEKEAQLNAANEVNLKDARNNEELARAEAESFRELYEKGATPYYEMKKKVLEAIRALLRIDLAEMQKKIAEAQYIAKRSEREIAEFELDRRRITALFDGYIEMRIAQLGEWVQPGSPIATLVQLDRLRVVGDISAIESNGMARAGAPVVVRVFNSADPDQDYETNAQLGFVSSEVDGLKRYRIWVDIDNRKDSNGNWMVKPGMDAEIIFQ, via the coding sequence ATGAACACCTGGCGTTTGATCTTTGCAGCAATGGCTTGCATCGGCACCGCGTTGATCAGTGCTGACTTGGCGACGGCTCAAACTGGATCCGCAACCGATCCGTCGACAGTCTCGCAAAACTGTTCTGTCAAATTCATCCGCAAGGTGGACATCCCTGCCGAGGTCGAAGGCAAGCTGGTTGAACTTCCGATCGAAGAGGGCATGAGTGTTTCCAAAGGCGACTTGCTCGCACTGGTCGACGACACGTCCGCTCGGTTGGCCTTGGAATTCAAGAAAGCGGAAGAGAAGGAAGCTCAACTCAACGCGGCCAACGAAGTCAATCTCAAAGACGCTCGCAACAACGAAGAACTGGCCCGCGCCGAGGCGGAGTCCTTTCGCGAGCTGTACGAAAAAGGTGCAACGCCTTACTACGAGATGAAGAAGAAAGTGCTGGAAGCCATCCGAGCTCTGCTTCGGATCGACTTGGCAGAGATGCAAAAGAAAATTGCCGAGGCGCAGTACATCGCAAAACGCAGCGAACGTGAAATCGCCGAGTTCGAACTGGATCGTCGCCGCATCACGGCTTTGTTTGATGGCTACATCGAAATGCGAATCGCTCAGCTTGGCGAATGGGTTCAACCAGGATCACCAATCGCCACCTTGGTGCAACTGGATCGCCTGCGAGTGGTTGGCGACATCAGTGCCATCGAGTCCAACGGCATGGCTCGCGCGGGCGCACCAGTTGTGGTTCGCGTATTCAACTCGGCCGACCCCGACCAAGACTACGAAACCAACGCTCAACTGGGCTTTGTCAGCAGCGAAGTCGATGGGCTGAAACGCTATCGCATTTGGGTCGACATCGACAATCGCAAGGACAGCAACGGCAACTGGATGGTCAAACCCGGTATGGATGCGGAAATCATTTTTCAGTGA
- a CDS encoding hemolysin D — protein MTTLAESLVSSSSRALTVRRRPDLTASRHHYQGQGYWVVKEPVGLQYFRFHDEEYFILNMLDGHVSLQQIKDGFEQRFAPQKITFGDLQQFIGMLHRSGLVISNSPGQGKSLRERGRKKKNKELLGKFSNVFAIRFRGIDPEKILNRMLPIFGWVFTVPALLFFIGLFFAASLLLATQYQTVYAKLPTFHQFFAADRWIILAATMAIVKVIHEFGHGLSCKKFGGECHEIGFMLLVFTPCLYCNVSDSWMLPNKWKRIWIGAGGIYVEMILASIAAFVWFFSEQGTTVNDLCLNMMFLNVVSTVLVNGNPLLRFDGYYILMDYLEIPNLRQKSTEVLKRWFQTTCLGLELQEDPFLPTRNRFMFAMFTVASVIYRWVVVFSIVWFVMQVLEPYGLQALGRILAVIGFSGLVAQPVIQTWKFVRTPGRLSKVKRGPLLTTLAVAGVILAAVCYIPLPHHIDAAFEIRPSQAGMVYAGVVGRVEETVPVGTLVSAGDTIAMLKNPELEIRLAELQGERNLAKVQLANLKSRRLDDTSAKIQIEIQEEMLEAIETLMAKTQEELDRLNVRAKRDGFVLPPPERKEQDTSDGRLPSWTGTPLQERNRGALLTADDLICEIGSPEAFEAVLIIDQGDRQLVRESQEVDLKLDSRRLETFHGSIQEISKKPLEAASASMSSQTGGNLQTEIDPQTGQIKPRSVSYQARVPIEGIDWPLRPGYRGAAKVHVDPMSLGARLWRVIIKTFNFDF, from the coding sequence ATGACCACTTTGGCTGAATCACTGGTAAGCAGTTCGTCACGTGCACTGACCGTGCGCCGACGTCCTGACTTGACCGCCAGCCGCCACCACTACCAGGGACAAGGGTACTGGGTGGTCAAAGAGCCTGTTGGCCTGCAGTACTTTCGTTTTCACGACGAAGAGTATTTCATCCTGAACATGCTGGACGGGCATGTCAGTTTGCAGCAAATCAAAGACGGCTTCGAACAGCGGTTCGCGCCGCAAAAGATCACCTTTGGTGACTTGCAACAATTCATCGGCATGCTGCACCGCAGCGGCTTGGTGATCAGTAATTCACCCGGTCAAGGAAAGTCGCTTCGCGAACGCGGACGCAAGAAAAAGAACAAAGAGCTGCTGGGGAAATTCTCCAACGTCTTCGCCATCCGTTTCCGTGGCATCGACCCAGAAAAGATCCTGAACCGGATGCTGCCGATTTTCGGTTGGGTGTTCACGGTCCCCGCGTTGCTCTTCTTCATTGGCTTGTTCTTCGCCGCATCCTTGCTGCTCGCGACGCAGTACCAGACAGTTTACGCCAAGCTACCGACCTTCCACCAATTCTTCGCAGCCGATCGCTGGATCATCTTGGCGGCGACCATGGCCATCGTGAAAGTCATTCACGAATTTGGTCACGGGTTGAGCTGCAAGAAGTTCGGCGGCGAATGCCACGAAATTGGCTTCATGTTGCTGGTGTTCACACCATGTCTTTATTGCAACGTGTCCGACTCGTGGATGTTGCCCAACAAATGGAAACGCATTTGGATCGGTGCCGGCGGGATCTACGTCGAGATGATCCTCGCCTCGATCGCCGCGTTTGTTTGGTTCTTCAGTGAACAAGGCACGACGGTCAATGACTTGTGCCTCAACATGATGTTCTTGAATGTCGTGAGCACGGTCTTGGTCAACGGGAACCCGCTGCTGCGTTTCGACGGCTACTACATTTTGATGGATTACTTGGAGATTCCTAACCTCCGTCAAAAGAGCACCGAAGTTCTCAAACGTTGGTTCCAAACCACGTGTTTGGGATTGGAACTGCAAGAGGACCCATTCTTGCCAACCCGCAATCGATTCATGTTTGCGATGTTCACCGTTGCCAGCGTGATCTACCGCTGGGTGGTGGTGTTTTCGATCGTGTGGTTCGTGATGCAAGTCTTGGAGCCTTACGGCTTGCAAGCACTGGGACGGATCCTGGCCGTGATCGGCTTCTCGGGTTTGGTGGCCCAACCCGTCATTCAAACTTGGAAATTTGTTCGCACACCTGGGAGATTGTCAAAAGTGAAACGCGGACCGTTGTTAACGACGCTCGCCGTTGCGGGCGTGATCCTCGCCGCGGTGTGCTACATCCCTTTGCCGCACCACATCGACGCGGCGTTTGAAATTCGCCCCAGTCAAGCTGGCATGGTCTACGCCGGCGTGGTTGGTCGCGTGGAAGAGACCGTCCCGGTCGGAACTTTGGTCAGTGCCGGTGACACCATCGCCATGCTGAAGAATCCTGAACTGGAGATTCGACTGGCGGAACTTCAGGGCGAACGCAATCTCGCGAAAGTTCAATTGGCCAACTTAAAGTCACGCCGGTTGGATGACACCTCCGCCAAAATCCAGATCGAGATTCAAGAAGAGATGTTGGAAGCCATCGAGACATTGATGGCGAAGACGCAAGAAGAATTGGATCGCTTGAACGTTCGCGCAAAACGTGACGGTTTTGTACTTCCTCCGCCGGAAAGAAAGGAACAAGACACCAGTGATGGGCGTCTACCAAGTTGGACCGGCACGCCACTGCAAGAACGCAATCGCGGTGCGCTGCTGACCGCCGACGATTTGATCTGCGAAATCGGTTCGCCCGAAGCTTTTGAAGCGGTGCTGATCATCGACCAAGGCGATCGTCAGTTGGTCCGTGAATCACAAGAAGTCGACCTGAAATTGGATTCGCGTCGCTTGGAAACCTTTCATGGTTCCATCCAGGAGATTTCCAAGAAGCCGTTGGAAGCTGCATCGGCGTCCATGTCCAGCCAAACCGGTGGCAACCTGCAAACCGAAATCGACCCACAAACCGGACAGATCAAACCACGAAGCGTCTCGTATCAAGCACGTGTTCCGATCGAGGGAATCGATTGGCCACTGCGGCCCGGATACCGAGGTGCCGCCAAGGTTCATGTCGACCCGATGTCTCTAGGAGCACGTTTGTGGCGAGTCATTATCAAAACTTTCAACTTCGACTTCTGA
- a CDS encoding DUF3467 domain-containing protein, translating to MEILMADETKTAEAPAAEKAAPAEKAQSQAQAPVQVQVNDDNAVATYANFCRVTGSPEELIIDFGLNPQPIGVPKEPIQVKQRIIVNFFTAKRLLAALQMSVARHESVFGVLETDINKRVRPGLQQQQQQQAPAKS from the coding sequence TTGGAGATTTTGATGGCAGACGAAACCAAGACGGCAGAAGCCCCAGCAGCAGAAAAAGCCGCTCCAGCTGAAAAGGCTCAAAGCCAAGCTCAGGCTCCTGTGCAAGTTCAGGTCAACGACGACAACGCCGTTGCAACCTACGCGAACTTCTGCCGCGTGACCGGTTCGCCCGAAGAACTGATCATCGACTTTGGTCTGAACCCACAACCGATCGGTGTGCCAAAGGAACCTATCCAAGTCAAGCAACGCATCATCGTGAACTTCTTCACTGCGAAACGTTTGTTGGCTGCTCTTCAAATGTCGGTCGCTCGTCACGAGTCGGTCTTCGGCGTTTTGGAAACGGACATCAACAAACGAGTTCGTCCAGGCCTGCAACAGCAGCAACAGCAACAAGCTCCTGCCAAGTCGTGA